A DNA window from Myripristis murdjan chromosome 19, fMyrMur1.1, whole genome shotgun sequence contains the following coding sequences:
- the LOC115377472 gene encoding ATP-dependent RNA helicase DHX8-like isoform X2: protein MADGGVGELEQLEYLSLVSKVCTELDNHLGISDKDLAEFVISLAEKQPTFDGFKSLLLKNGAEFTDSLISNLLRLIQTMRPPSKASTSKGSEPLVKPKTEKERLKELFPALCRPNDPAPKRLLDEDDVKVAADAMKELEMFMPSVSGIDSKSSKTRSEKKRRHSRSRSRSRERNRDRDRDRERDRERDRKRRHRSRSRSRSRSHSRDRDRHRDRDRGKRRERSSRWTERSPSPRRDRDRDRDRDRDRDRDRDQDKDSDRWRDKHVDRPPPEEPSVGDIYNGKVTSIMQFGCFVQLEGLRKRWEGLVHISELRREGRVANVADVVSKGQRVKIKVLSFTGSKTSLSMKDVDQETGEDLNPNRRRNVGPDGGEETSMRNPDRPTNLNLVHAPELEQDDTLERKRLTKISDPEKWEIKQMIAANVLSKEEFPDFDDETGILPKVDDEEDEDLEIELVEEEPPFLRGHTKQSMDMSPVKIVKNPDGSLSQAAMMQSALAKERRELKQAAREAEMDSIPMGLNKHWVDPLPDAEGRQIAANMRGIGMMPNDIPEWKKHAFGGNKASYGKKTQLSILEQRESLPIYKLKEQLIQAVHDNQILIVIGETGSGKTTQITQYLAEAGYTTRGKIGCTQPRRVAAMSVAKRVSEEYGCCLGQEVGYTIRFEDCTSPETVIKYMTDGMLLRECLIDSELGQYAIIMLDEAHERTIHTDVLFGLLKKTVQKRTDMKLIVTSATLDAVKFSQYFYEAPIFTIPGRTYPVEVLYTKEPETDYLDASLITVMQIHLTEPPGDILVFLTGQEEIDTACEILYERMKSLGPDVPELIILPVYSALPSEMQTRIFDPAPPGSRKVVIATNIAETSLTIDGIYYVVDPGFVKQKVYNSKTGIDQLVVTPISQAQAKQRAGRAGRTGPGKCYRLYTERAYRDEMLTTNVPEIQRTNLASTVLSLKAMGINDLLSFDFMDAPPMETLITAMEQLYTLGALDDEGLLTRLGRRMAEFPLEPMLCKMLIMSVHLGCSEEMLTIVSMLSVQNVFYRPKDKQALADQKKAKFHQPEGDHLTLLAVYNSWKNNKFSNPWCYENFIQARSLRRAQDIRKQMLGIMDRHKLDVVSCGKATVRVQKAICSGFFRNAAKKDPQEGYRTLIDQQVVYIHPSSALFNRQPEWVVYHELVLTTKEYMREVTTIDPRWLVEFAPAFFKVSDPTRLSKQKKQQRLEPLYNRYEEPNAWRISRAFRRR from the exons ATGGCAGACGGCGGAGTTGGCGAGCTAGAGCAGCTTGAATACTTATCTTTGGTGTCCAAAGTGTGTACAGAGCTCGACAACCATCTCGGAATAAGTGACAAGGACCTGG CCGAATTTGTCATCAGCCTCGCTGAAAAACAACCAACTTTTGATGGGTTCAAGTCGCTTCTGCTCAAAAATGGAGCGGAATTCACA gATTCTCTCATCAGCAATTTGCTCCGACTCATTCAAACTATGCGGCCCCCATCCAAGGCATCTACAAGCAAGG GCTCTGAACCTTTGGTCAAGCcgaagacagagaaggagaggttGAAGGAGCTGTTCCCTGCACTGTGTAGACCAAACGACCCAGCACCCAAG AGGCTACTAGATGAAGATGACGTGAAAGTAGCAGCTGATGCTATGAAAGAGTTGGAGATGTTTATGCCCAGCGTCAGTGGAATTGATTCAAAGAGCAGTAAG ACCAGGTCAGAAAAGAAGAGGCGACATAGCCGAAGTCGTAGcagaagcagagaaagaaacagagaccgagacagagacagagagagagatcgggAACGAGACAGGAAGAGACGGCACCGCTCTCGGTCTCGCTCCAGGTCCAGGTCTCACTCCAGAGACCGCGACAGACACAGAGACCGAGACCGTGGCAAAAGAAGAGAACGATCGTCCCGCTGGACTGAGCGTTCCCCATCTCCccgcagagacagagacagagatagagatagagacagagacagagacagagacagagaccaagacAAGGACTCTGACCGCTGGAGGGACAAACATGTGGACCGGCCTCCACCAGAGGAGCCATCTGTGGGAGACATCTACAATGGCAAAGTCACCAGCATCATGCAGTTTGGATGCTTTGTACAGCTTGAGGGACTCAG GAAACGATGGGAGGGTTTAGTTCACATTTCAGAGCTGCGTAGAGAAGGTCGTGTGGCCAATGTGGCTGACGTCGTCAGCAAGGGCCAGAGAGTCAAGATCAAGGTGCTATCATTCACTGGCTCCAAGACAAGTCTCAGTATGAAG gaCGTAGACCAGGAGACGGGGGAGGATCTAAACCCCAACAGGAGAAGGAACGTGGGTCCAGACGGAGGGGAGGAGACCTCTATGAGGAACCCTGACCGGCCGACCAACCTCAACCTGGTCCACGCCCCAGAGCTGGAGCAGGATGACACGCTGGAGCGCAAGAGGCTCACCAAGATATCAGATCCAGAGAAGTGGGAGATCAAACAG ATGATTGCTGCTAATGTCCTGTCCAAAGAAGAGTTCCCCGACTTTGATGACGAGACAGGAATCCTTCCTAAAGTCGATGATGAAGAAg ATGAGGATTTGGAGATTGAACTGGTGGAAGAGGAACCCCCATTCCTGAGGGGACACACCAAACAAAGCATGGACATGAGCCCTGTCAAGATTGTCAAG AATCCAGATGGCTCACTGTCCCAAGCAGCCATGATGCAGAGCGCCCTGGctaaggagaggagggagctaAAGCAGGCAGCGCGTGAGGCAGAAATGGATTCCATCCCCATGGGGCTCAACAAGCACTGGGTCGACCCGCTGCCAGACG cTGAAGGAAGGCAGATTGCAGCCAACATGAGGGGCATTGGCATGATGCCAAATGACATCCCGGAATGGAAGAAGCATGCTTTTGGGGGTAACAAGGCTTCCTATGGAAAGAAGACGCAGCTCTCCATcctggagcagagagagagcttgcCCATCTATAAGCTCAAGGAGCAGCTCATTCAG GCCGTCCATGACAACCAAATCCTGATCGTGATCGGAGAGACTGGTTCTGGGAAGACCACGCAGATCACCCAATACCTGGCAGAGGCAGGATACACCACCCGAGGGAAGATAGGCTGCACTCAGCCCCGTCGTGTGGCCGCCATGTCTGTGGCCAAGAGAGTCTCTGAAGAGTATGGTTGCTGTCTGGGTCAGGAG GTGGGTTACACCATTCGTTTTGAGGACTGCACCAGCCCCGAGACAGTGATCAAGTACATGACAGATGGTATGCTGCTGAGAGAGTGCCTGATTGACTCCGAACTGGGACAATATGCCATTATCATGCTGGACGAAGCCCACGAGAGGACAATACACACTGATGTTCTCTTTGGCTTGCTCAAGAAG acGGTACAGAAGCGTACAGACATGAAACTGATTGTAACCTCAGCGACACTGGATGCCGTGAAGTTCTCTCAGTATTTCTACGAAGCTCCCATCTTCACCATCCCAGGAAGAACATATCCAGTGGAGGTTCTCTACACCAAAGAGCCTGAGACAGACTATCTGGATGCCAGCCTCATCACTGTCATGCAGATTCACCTGACTGAGCCTCCAG GTGACATCCTGGTGTTTCTGACTGGTCAAGAGGAGATTGACACTGCCTGTGAGATCCTGTATGAGCGGATGAAGTCACTGGGGCCTGATGTTCCTGAGCTGATCATCCTGCCGGTCTACTCTGCCCTGCCCAGTGAGATGCAAACAAGGATTTTTGACCCTGCACCTCCAGGCAGCAGAAAG GTGGTCATTGCTACTAATATTGCAGAGACATCTCTGACCATTGATGGAATCTATTACGTGGTGGACCCTGGCTTTGTCAAGCAAAAAGTGTACAACTCTAAAACTGGCATTGACCAGCTGGTAGTGACTCCCATCTCACAG GCCCAAGCCAAACAGAGAGCAGGTCGAGCTGGTAGGACAGGTCCGGGGAAATGTTACAGGCTCTATACTGAGAGAGCCTACAGAGATGAGATGCTGACAACCAACGTGCCTGAGATCCAGAGAACTAACTTGGCCAGCACTGTGCTGTCTCTCAAG GCAATGGGCATCAATGACCTGCTGTCGTTTGACTTCATGGACGCTCCGCCCATGGAGACTCTGATCACAGCCATGGAGCAGCTCTACACCCTGGGAGCTTTGGACGATGAGGGATTACTCACACGGCTGGGTAGAAGG ATGGCTGAGTTCCCTCTGGAGCCCATGCTGTGTAAGATGCTGATCATGTCCGTCCATCTGGGCTGCAGTGAGGAGATGCTGACCATCGTCTCCATGCTGTCTGTGCAGAATGTCTTCTACAGGCCCAAG GACAAGCAGGCCTTGGCTGACCAGAAGAAGGCAAAGTTCCACCAGCCGGAGGGAGATCACCTGACATTGCTGGCAGTCTACAACTCCTGGAAGAACAATAAGTTCTCTAACCCGTGGTGTTATGAGAACTTCATCCAGGCCCGCTCCTTGCGCAGGGCGCAGGATATCCGCAAACAGATGCTGGGTATCATGGACAG ACATAAATTGGATGTGGTATCTTGTGGAAAAGCCACAGTGCGGGTCCAGAAAGCCATCTGCAGTGGCTTCTTCAGGAATGCAGCCAAAAAGGACCCTCAGGAGGGCTACCGGACCCTCATAGACCAACAAGTGGTGTACATCCACCCCTCCAGCGCCCTTTTCAACCGTCAGCCAGAATG GGTTGTGTACCATGAGCTGGTGCTGACCACCAAGGAGTACATGCGGGAGGTGACCACCATCGACCCTCGCTGGCTGGTGGAGTTTGCGCCAGCCTTTTTCAAAGTCTCTGATCCGACACGCCTCAGCAAGCAGAAGAAACAGCAGCGCCTGGAGCCTCTGTATAACCGTTATGAGGAGCCAAACGCATGGAGAATATCTCGTGCCTTCAGACGGCGTTGA
- the LOC115377473 gene encoding ATP-dependent RNA helicase DHX8-like, with product MAALGDLERLEYLSLVSKVCTELENHLGISEKDLAEFIIDLAEKHPTFEEFKDILLKNGADFTDTLIGNLLRLIQTMRTSPSTSKAHQPVVKPKSEKDKLKETYPALCQPDDPVWRIPPRHPSQDDEQVAAAAMKELEMLMPSANGLISDNRSNKDRSRDRDQENGRHRSRSRSRSRERDREPNHKHRRKRKSRWSDRTPSPRRDDDSSNKDDRDSGHFNDRHVDRPPPEEPVVGDIYSGKISSIMQFGCFVQLEGLRKRWEGLVHISELRKEGRIANVADVVTKGQKVKVKVLSFTGTKASLSMKDVDQETGEDLNPNRRRNLDLGAGDEAMRNPDRPINPTPLEMEENPTERKKLAKITDLEKWEIKQMIAANVLPKEEFPEFDEETGILPNIDDEEDEDLEIDLVEEEPPFLRGQTKWTMNLSPVKIVKNPDGSLSQAAMMQSALAKERREQKQAARAEEMDAIPTGLNKNWIDPMPDYEGRQIAANMRGIGAMPVDLPEWKRYAFGGNQVSYGKKTELSILEQRESLPIFKLKQQLIQAVHDNQILIVVGETGSGKTTQITQYLAEAGYTARGKIGCTQPRRVAAMSVAKRVSEEYGCCLGQEVGYTIRFEDCTSTETVIKYMTHGMLQRECLLDPDMSQYSLIMLDEAHERTIHTDVLFGLLKKTIQKRKDMKLIVSSATLDAVKFSQYFFEAPIFTIPGRTFPVEILYTKEPETDYLDASLITVMQIHLTEPPGDILVFLTGQEEIDTACEILYERMKSLGPDVPELIILPVYSALPSEMQTRIFDPAPPGSRKVIIATNIAETSLTIDGIYYVVDPGFVKQIVYNSKTGIDQLVVTPISQAQAKQRSGRAGRTGPGKCYRLYTERAYRDEMLTSNVPEIQRTNLASTVLSLKAMGINDLLAFDFMDAPPMETLITAMEQLYTLGALDDEGLLTRLGRRMAEFPLEPMLCKMLIMSVHLSCSEEMLTIVSMLSVQNIFYRPKDKQAQADQKKAKFFQLEGDHLTLLAVYNSWKNNKFSNPWCFENFIQARSLKRAQDIRKQMLSIMDRHKLDVVSCGKATVRVQKAICSGFFRNAARKHPQDGYRTLIDQQVVYLHPSSTLFNRQPEWLVYHELVLTTKEYMREVTTIDPRWLVEFAPAFYRVSDPTRLSRQKKQQKLEPLYNRYEEPNAWRISRAFRRR from the exons atggctGCTTTAGGCGACTTAGAACGCCTTGAGTATTTATCTTTAGTGTCAAAAGTGTGCACCGAGTTGGAGAATCACCTGGGAATAAGCGAAAAAGATTTAG CTGAATTCATCATCGACCTCGCCGAAAAACATCCAACATTTGAGGAATTCAAAGACATCCTGCTGAAAAATGGAGCAGACTTCACA GATACCCTCATTGGCAATTTACTCAGACTCATTCAAACTATGCGAACATCACCGTCTACAAGTAAAG CTCATCAGCCAGTGGTCAAGCCAAAGAGCGAGAAGGACAAGCTCAAAGAGACATATCCTGCTTTGTGTCAGCCAGATGATCCTGTATGGAGG ATTCCACCACGCCATCCGAGTCAAGACGATGAGCAGGTTGCAGCGGCTGCCATGAAGGAGCTGGAGATGCTTATGCCAAGTGCCAATGGACTGATCTCAGATAACAG GTCAAATAAAGATAGGAGTCGAGACAGAGACCAAGAAAATGGACGTCACCGATCACGTTCCCGCTCCAGATCGAGGGAGCGTGACCGAGAGCCGAACCACAAACACAGGAGGAAGCGCAAGTCTCGCTGGAGTGACCGCACACCCAGCCCACGCAGAGACgatgacagcagcaacaaggaTGACAGAGACTCTGGCCACTTCAATGACAGACATGTGGACCGGCCTCCACCAGAGGAGCCTGTTGTGGGCGATATCTACAGCGGCAAAATCAGCAGCATTATGCAGTTTGGCTGTTTTGTTCAGCTAGAGGGACTGAG AAAACGCTGGGAAGGCCTGGTGCACATCTCAGAGCTACGCAAGGAAGGGCGAATAGCCAATGTGGCAGATGTAGTCACCAAAGGCCAAAAGGTGAAGGTCAAAGTGCTGTCGTTCACTGGAACCAAGGCCAGCCTGAGCATGAAG GATGTGGaccaggagacaggagaggaccTGAACCCCAACAGGAGGAGGAACCTGGACCTTGGTGCTGGAGATGAAGCCATGAGGAACCCTGACCGCCCCATCAACCCCACCCCGCTAGAGATGGAGGAAAACCCAACAGAGCGCAAAAAGCTTGCTAAGATCACAGACTTGGAGAAGTGGGAAATCAAGCAG ATGATTGCAGCCAATGTTCTTCCCAAAGAAGAGTTCCCAGAATTTGATGAGGAGACGGGGATCCTCCCCAACATAGATGATGAAGAGG ATGAGGATCTGGAGATCGATCTGGTTGAAGAGGAACCACCGTTCCTGAGGGGACAGACTAAATGGACCATGAACTTGAGCCCAGTCAAAATAGTCAAG AATCCAGATGGCTCCCTCTCCCAGGCAGCCATGATGCAGAGTGCTCTTGCTAAGGAGAGACGAGAGCAGAAGCAGGCGGCTCGTGCAGAGGAGATGGACGCCATCCCCACCGGGCTCAACAAGAACTGGATTGACCCCATGCCTGACT ATGAAGGAAGGCAGATTGCAGCGAACATGAGAGGCATTGGTGCTATGCCTGTTGATCTTCCAGAGTGGAAAAGATACGCTTTTGGGGGCAATCAGGTGTCCTACGGCAAGAAGACAGAACTTTCCATcctggagcagagagagagtctACCCATCTTCAAGCTGAAGCAGCAGCTCATTCAA GCTGTCCATGATAATCAGATCTTGATTGTAGTGGGAGAAACTGGCTCTGGGAAGACCACGCAGATCACCCAGTACCTGGCAGAGGCAGGATACACTGCCCGGGGCAAGATCGGCTGCACTCAGCCCCGCCGCGTGGCCGCCATGTCAGTGGCCAAGAGAGTCTCTGAAGAGTACGGCTGCTGTCTGGGTCAGGAG GTGGGCTACACCATTCGTTTTGAGGACTGCACCAGTACGGAGACAGTGATCAAGTACATGACCCATGGTATGCTGCAGAGGGAGTGTCTTTTGGACCCAGACATGAGTCAGTATTCCCTCATTATGCTGGACGAGGCCCATGAGAGAACAATCCACACAGATGTGCTGTTCGGTCTGCTCAAGAAG ACGATACAGAAACGCAAAGACATGAAGTTGATAGTGTCGTCCGCTACACTGGATGCTGTCAAATTCTCCCAGTACTTTTTCGAGGCTCCCATCTTCACCATCCCAGGAAGAACATTCCCAGTTGAGATCCTCTACACCAAAGAGCCTGAGACAGACTATCTGGATGCCAGCCTCATCACTGTCATGCAGATTCACCTGACTGAGCCTCCAG GCGACATCCTGGTGTTTCTGACTGGTCAAGAGGAGATTGACACTGCCTGTGAGATCCTGTATGAGCGGATGAAGTCACTGGGGCCTGATGTTCCTGAACTGATCATCCTGCCGGTCTACTCTGCCCTGCCCAGTGAGATGCAAACAAGGATTTTTGACCCTGCACCTCCAGGCAGCAGAAAG GTCATCATTGCCACAAACATTGCCGAGACGTCTCTAACCATCGATGGAATCTACTACGTGGTGGACCCCGGCTTTGTCAAGCAGATTGTGTATAATTCCAAGACAGGCATTGACCAACTTGTGGTGACCCCTATATCACAG GCCCAGGCCAAGCAAAGGTCAGGTCGAGCTGGCAGGACAGGCCCGGGGAAATGTTACAGGCTCTACACTGAGAGAGCCTACAGAGATGAGATGCTCACATCCAACGTGCCTGAGATCCAGAGAACTAACTTGGCCAGCACTGTGCTGTCTCTCAAG GCCATGGGTATTAATGACCTATTGGCATTTGACTTCATGGACGCTCCCCCAATGGAGACTCTGATCACAGCCATGGAGCAGCTCTACACCCTGGGAGCTCTGGACGATGAGGGATTACTCACACGGCTCGGTAGAAGG atggCTGAGTTCCCTCTGGAGCCCATGCTGTGTAAGATGCTGATCATGTCCGTCCATCTGAGCTGCAGTGAGGAGATGCTGACCATCGTCTCCATGCTGTCTGTGCAGAACATCTTTTACAGACCTAAA GACAAGCAGGCCCAGGCTGACCAGAAGAAAGCAAAGTTCTTCCAGCTGGAGGGAGACCATCTTACTCTGTTGGCCGTGTACAACTCCTGGAAGAATAACAAGTTCTCCAACCCCTGGTGCTTTGAGAACTTCATCCAGGCTCGCTCCTTAAAGAGAGCCCAGGACATTCGCAAGCAGATGCTGAGCATCATGGACAG ACATAAGTTGGATGTGGTTTCGTGCGGAAAAGCTACGGTGCGGGTCCAGAAAGCGATCTGTAGTGGCTTCTTCAGGAACGCAGCCAGGAAGCACCCTCAGGACGGGTACCGTACCCTGATCGACCAGCAGGTGGTGTACCTTCACCCCTCCAGCACCCTCTTCAACCGCCAGCCGGAGTG gCTTGTGTACCATGAGCTGGTGCTGACCACTAAAGAGTACATGCGGGAGGTGACCACCATCGACCCTCGCTGGCTGGTGGAGTTTGCGCCGGCTTTCTACAGAGTCTCTGACCCGACACGCCTCAGTAGGCAGaagaaacaacagaaactgGAGCCTCTCTACAACCGTTACGAGGAGCCCAACGCTTGGAGAATCTCCCGTGCCTTCAGACGACGTTGA
- the LOC115377472 gene encoding ATP-dependent RNA helicase DHX8-like isoform X1, with protein MADGGVGELEQLEYLSLVSKVCTELDNHLGISDKDLAEFVISLAEKQPTFDGFKSLLLKNGAEFTDSLISNLLRLIQTMRPPSKASTSKGSEPLVKPKTEKERLKELFPALCRPNDPAPKRLLDEDDVKVAADAMKELEMFMPSVSGIDSKSSKSGSEKKRRHSRSRSRSRERNRDRDRDRERDRERDRKRRHRSRSRSRSRSHSRDRDRHRDRDRGKRRERSSRWTERSPSPRRDRDRDRDRDRDRDRDRDQDKDSDRWRDKHVDRPPPEEPSVGDIYNGKVTSIMQFGCFVQLEGLRKRWEGLVHISELRREGRVANVADVVSKGQRVKIKVLSFTGSKTSLSMKDVDQETGEDLNPNRRRNVGPDGGEETSMRNPDRPTNLNLVHAPELEQDDTLERKRLTKISDPEKWEIKQMIAANVLSKEEFPDFDDETGILPKVDDEEDEDLEIELVEEEPPFLRGHTKQSMDMSPVKIVKNPDGSLSQAAMMQSALAKERRELKQAAREAEMDSIPMGLNKHWVDPLPDAEGRQIAANMRGIGMMPNDIPEWKKHAFGGNKASYGKKTQLSILEQRESLPIYKLKEQLIQAVHDNQILIVIGETGSGKTTQITQYLAEAGYTTRGKIGCTQPRRVAAMSVAKRVSEEYGCCLGQEVGYTIRFEDCTSPETVIKYMTDGMLLRECLIDSELGQYAIIMLDEAHERTIHTDVLFGLLKKTVQKRTDMKLIVTSATLDAVKFSQYFYEAPIFTIPGRTYPVEVLYTKEPETDYLDASLITVMQIHLTEPPGDILVFLTGQEEIDTACEILYERMKSLGPDVPELIILPVYSALPSEMQTRIFDPAPPGSRKVVIATNIAETSLTIDGIYYVVDPGFVKQKVYNSKTGIDQLVVTPISQAQAKQRAGRAGRTGPGKCYRLYTERAYRDEMLTTNVPEIQRTNLASTVLSLKAMGINDLLSFDFMDAPPMETLITAMEQLYTLGALDDEGLLTRLGRRMAEFPLEPMLCKMLIMSVHLGCSEEMLTIVSMLSVQNVFYRPKDKQALADQKKAKFHQPEGDHLTLLAVYNSWKNNKFSNPWCYENFIQARSLRRAQDIRKQMLGIMDRHKLDVVSCGKATVRVQKAICSGFFRNAAKKDPQEGYRTLIDQQVVYIHPSSALFNRQPEWVVYHELVLTTKEYMREVTTIDPRWLVEFAPAFFKVSDPTRLSKQKKQQRLEPLYNRYEEPNAWRISRAFRRR; from the exons ATGGCAGACGGCGGAGTTGGCGAGCTAGAGCAGCTTGAATACTTATCTTTGGTGTCCAAAGTGTGTACAGAGCTCGACAACCATCTCGGAATAAGTGACAAGGACCTGG CCGAATTTGTCATCAGCCTCGCTGAAAAACAACCAACTTTTGATGGGTTCAAGTCGCTTCTGCTCAAAAATGGAGCGGAATTCACA gATTCTCTCATCAGCAATTTGCTCCGACTCATTCAAACTATGCGGCCCCCATCCAAGGCATCTACAAGCAAGG GCTCTGAACCTTTGGTCAAGCcgaagacagagaaggagaggttGAAGGAGCTGTTCCCTGCACTGTGTAGACCAAACGACCCAGCACCCAAG AGGCTACTAGATGAAGATGACGTGAAAGTAGCAGCTGATGCTATGAAAGAGTTGGAGATGTTTATGCCCAGCGTCAGTGGAATTGATTCAAAGAGCAGTAAGAGCGG GTCAGAAAAGAAGAGGCGACATAGCCGAAGTCGTAGcagaagcagagaaagaaacagagaccgagacagagacagagagagagatcgggAACGAGACAGGAAGAGACGGCACCGCTCTCGGTCTCGCTCCAGGTCCAGGTCTCACTCCAGAGACCGCGACAGACACAGAGACCGAGACCGTGGCAAAAGAAGAGAACGATCGTCCCGCTGGACTGAGCGTTCCCCATCTCCccgcagagacagagacagagatagagatagagacagagacagagacagagacagagaccaagacAAGGACTCTGACCGCTGGAGGGACAAACATGTGGACCGGCCTCCACCAGAGGAGCCATCTGTGGGAGACATCTACAATGGCAAAGTCACCAGCATCATGCAGTTTGGATGCTTTGTACAGCTTGAGGGACTCAG GAAACGATGGGAGGGTTTAGTTCACATTTCAGAGCTGCGTAGAGAAGGTCGTGTGGCCAATGTGGCTGACGTCGTCAGCAAGGGCCAGAGAGTCAAGATCAAGGTGCTATCATTCACTGGCTCCAAGACAAGTCTCAGTATGAAG gaCGTAGACCAGGAGACGGGGGAGGATCTAAACCCCAACAGGAGAAGGAACGTGGGTCCAGACGGAGGGGAGGAGACCTCTATGAGGAACCCTGACCGGCCGACCAACCTCAACCTGGTCCACGCCCCAGAGCTGGAGCAGGATGACACGCTGGAGCGCAAGAGGCTCACCAAGATATCAGATCCAGAGAAGTGGGAGATCAAACAG ATGATTGCTGCTAATGTCCTGTCCAAAGAAGAGTTCCCCGACTTTGATGACGAGACAGGAATCCTTCCTAAAGTCGATGATGAAGAAg ATGAGGATTTGGAGATTGAACTGGTGGAAGAGGAACCCCCATTCCTGAGGGGACACACCAAACAAAGCATGGACATGAGCCCTGTCAAGATTGTCAAG AATCCAGATGGCTCACTGTCCCAAGCAGCCATGATGCAGAGCGCCCTGGctaaggagaggagggagctaAAGCAGGCAGCGCGTGAGGCAGAAATGGATTCCATCCCCATGGGGCTCAACAAGCACTGGGTCGACCCGCTGCCAGACG cTGAAGGAAGGCAGATTGCAGCCAACATGAGGGGCATTGGCATGATGCCAAATGACATCCCGGAATGGAAGAAGCATGCTTTTGGGGGTAACAAGGCTTCCTATGGAAAGAAGACGCAGCTCTCCATcctggagcagagagagagcttgcCCATCTATAAGCTCAAGGAGCAGCTCATTCAG GCCGTCCATGACAACCAAATCCTGATCGTGATCGGAGAGACTGGTTCTGGGAAGACCACGCAGATCACCCAATACCTGGCAGAGGCAGGATACACCACCCGAGGGAAGATAGGCTGCACTCAGCCCCGTCGTGTGGCCGCCATGTCTGTGGCCAAGAGAGTCTCTGAAGAGTATGGTTGCTGTCTGGGTCAGGAG GTGGGTTACACCATTCGTTTTGAGGACTGCACCAGCCCCGAGACAGTGATCAAGTACATGACAGATGGTATGCTGCTGAGAGAGTGCCTGATTGACTCCGAACTGGGACAATATGCCATTATCATGCTGGACGAAGCCCACGAGAGGACAATACACACTGATGTTCTCTTTGGCTTGCTCAAGAAG acGGTACAGAAGCGTACAGACATGAAACTGATTGTAACCTCAGCGACACTGGATGCCGTGAAGTTCTCTCAGTATTTCTACGAAGCTCCCATCTTCACCATCCCAGGAAGAACATATCCAGTGGAGGTTCTCTACACCAAAGAGCCTGAGACAGACTATCTGGATGCCAGCCTCATCACTGTCATGCAGATTCACCTGACTGAGCCTCCAG GTGACATCCTGGTGTTTCTGACTGGTCAAGAGGAGATTGACACTGCCTGTGAGATCCTGTATGAGCGGATGAAGTCACTGGGGCCTGATGTTCCTGAGCTGATCATCCTGCCGGTCTACTCTGCCCTGCCCAGTGAGATGCAAACAAGGATTTTTGACCCTGCACCTCCAGGCAGCAGAAAG GTGGTCATTGCTACTAATATTGCAGAGACATCTCTGACCATTGATGGAATCTATTACGTGGTGGACCCTGGCTTTGTCAAGCAAAAAGTGTACAACTCTAAAACTGGCATTGACCAGCTGGTAGTGACTCCCATCTCACAG GCCCAAGCCAAACAGAGAGCAGGTCGAGCTGGTAGGACAGGTCCGGGGAAATGTTACAGGCTCTATACTGAGAGAGCCTACAGAGATGAGATGCTGACAACCAACGTGCCTGAGATCCAGAGAACTAACTTGGCCAGCACTGTGCTGTCTCTCAAG GCAATGGGCATCAATGACCTGCTGTCGTTTGACTTCATGGACGCTCCGCCCATGGAGACTCTGATCACAGCCATGGAGCAGCTCTACACCCTGGGAGCTTTGGACGATGAGGGATTACTCACACGGCTGGGTAGAAGG ATGGCTGAGTTCCCTCTGGAGCCCATGCTGTGTAAGATGCTGATCATGTCCGTCCATCTGGGCTGCAGTGAGGAGATGCTGACCATCGTCTCCATGCTGTCTGTGCAGAATGTCTTCTACAGGCCCAAG GACAAGCAGGCCTTGGCTGACCAGAAGAAGGCAAAGTTCCACCAGCCGGAGGGAGATCACCTGACATTGCTGGCAGTCTACAACTCCTGGAAGAACAATAAGTTCTCTAACCCGTGGTGTTATGAGAACTTCATCCAGGCCCGCTCCTTGCGCAGGGCGCAGGATATCCGCAAACAGATGCTGGGTATCATGGACAG ACATAAATTGGATGTGGTATCTTGTGGAAAAGCCACAGTGCGGGTCCAGAAAGCCATCTGCAGTGGCTTCTTCAGGAATGCAGCCAAAAAGGACCCTCAGGAGGGCTACCGGACCCTCATAGACCAACAAGTGGTGTACATCCACCCCTCCAGCGCCCTTTTCAACCGTCAGCCAGAATG GGTTGTGTACCATGAGCTGGTGCTGACCACCAAGGAGTACATGCGGGAGGTGACCACCATCGACCCTCGCTGGCTGGTGGAGTTTGCGCCAGCCTTTTTCAAAGTCTCTGATCCGACACGCCTCAGCAAGCAGAAGAAACAGCAGCGCCTGGAGCCTCTGTATAACCGTTATGAGGAGCCAAACGCATGGAGAATATCTCGTGCCTTCAGACGGCGTTGA